A single region of the Vicia villosa cultivar HV-30 ecotype Madison, WI linkage group LG4, Vvil1.0, whole genome shotgun sequence genome encodes:
- the LOC131595954 gene encoding rust resistance kinase Lr10-like, with protein MNSCYYVTGLLLFMVSFVVGTTTATATNCSENPSCGNLVIRFPFRIKNQQPPSCGYPGFDLTCSSNQTMIQLPHKLKLKVDFIDYKRQTIQLSDPQTCLYKHIHNLNISSTRFDYLKRDYDDFQDYYFFNCSPLIRNELESYLVSCLSTSTSQTYAIPSDSLVDYLPLSFCTKMYNVTFKLSDYVRLMWSQPDCKHCESKGNICGWNNATHSKEYACFSKDSSTALLTTGSILGSLFFILLTGAVYHIYDIYILKKAKQAIIERFLEDYRALKPTRYSYVEIKRITNNFGDKLGEGAYGSVYKGSISKEICVAVKILNFSQGNGQDFLNEVGTMGRIHHVNIARLIGFCADGFKRALVYEFLPNGSLQKFINSPDNKKNFLGWKKMHEIALGIAKGIEYLHQGCDQRILHFDIKPQNVLLDHNFIPKISDFGLAKLCSRDQSIVSMTTARGTLGYIAPEVFSRNFGNVSYKSDVYSYGMMLLETIGGKKITEDLEKNTSHVHYPEWIHNLLDDQEEMRIHVDDKEDEKTARKMAIVGLWCIQWHAMDRPSMQMVVQMLEGEEDKTPIPPNPFASQSRRTGRNGSIAITRQLTQDLDVIEELE; from the exons ATGAACAGTTGTTATTATGTTACGGGATTGTTGTTGTTCATGGTTTCCTTTGTTGTTGGAACAACAACAGCCACTGCAACTAACTGTTCAGAAAATCCCTCATGCGGAAATCTTGTTATCAGATTCCCTTTCAGAATCAAAAACCAACAACCACCTTCCTGTGGCTATCCTGGCTTTGATTTAACTTGTTCATCAAACCAAACTATGATTCAACTTCCTCATAAATTGAAACTCAAAGTCGATTTCATTGACTACAAACGCCAAACTATTCAACTTTCCGATCCACAAACTTGTCTTTACAAACACATCCACAACCTCAATATTTCATCCACTCGGTTCGACTACTTGAAACGTGACTATGATGATTTTCAGGACTATTACTTTTTCAATTGTTCACCTTTGATTAGAAATGAGTTAGAATCCTACTTGGTTTCATGTCTAAGCACTTCAACCTCTCAAACATATGCTATCCCTTCTGATAGTCTCGTTGATTACCTTCCCCTCTCTTTTTGCACCAAAATGTATAATGTTACATTCAAACTTTCTGATTATGTTCGTTTGATGTGGTCTCAGCCTGATTGTAAACACTGTGAATCAAAAGGAAATATATGTGGCTGGAATAATGCTACACACTCCAAGGAATATGCTTGTTTCTCCAAAG ATTCATCAACGGCTTTACTCACCACAGGGTCAATTCTTGGATCGTTGTTTTTCATCTTGTTGACTGGTGCAGTTTACCATATTTATGACATTTACATACTAAAGAAAGCAAAACAAGCAATTATAGAAAGGTTTTTGGAAGATTATAGAGCTCTTAAGCCTACTAGATACTCTTATGTAGAAATTAAGAGAATCACAAATAACTTTGGAGACAAGTTAGGAGAAGGAGCCTATGGAAGTGTGTATAAAGGAAGCATTTCAAAAGAGATCTGTGTTGCTGTGAAAATACTAAACTTTTCTCAAGGAAATGGGCAGGATTTTCTCAATGAAGTTGGTACAATGGGTAGAATTCATCATGTTAATATTGCTCGATTGATAGGTTTTTGCGCCGATGGGTTTAAAAGAGCGCTTGTATATGAATTCTTGCCAAATGGTTCATTGCAAAAGTTCATAAATTCACCAGACAATAAGAAAAACTTTCTTGGTTGGAAGAAGATGCATGAAATTGCTTTAGGAATAGCTAAAGGAATTGAGTATCTTCATCAAGGTTGTGATCAACGGATCCTCCATTTCGATATCAAACCACAAAACGTGTTACTTGACCATAACTTCATTCCAAAAATATCTGATTTTGGTCTAGCTAAGTTGTGTTCTAGAGATCAGAGCATAGTATCGATGACTACGGCTAGAGGAACTTTGGGCTACATTGCTCCCGAAGTTTTTTCAAGAAACTTTGGAAATGTGTCTTACAAATCAGATGTTTATAGTTATGGAATGATGTTGCTTGAAACAATAGGAGGAAAGAAGATCACGGAGGATTTAGAGAAAAACACGAGTCATGTTCACTATCCGGAATGGATTCATAATCTTTTAGATGATCAAGAGGAAATGAGAATTCATGTTGATGACAAAGAGGATGAAAAAACTGCAAGAAAAATGGCCATTGTAGGACTTTGGTGCATTCAATGGCATGCTATGGATCGACCATCAATGCAAATGGTGGTTCAAATGTTGGAGGGAGAGGAAGACAAAACTCCAATACCTCCCAATCCTTTTGCTTCTCAATCTAGACGAACTGGGAGAAATGGTTCAATTGCAATTACCAGACAGCTAACACAAGATTTAGATGTAATTGAAGAGTTAGAATGA